The Topomyia yanbarensis strain Yona2022 chromosome 3, ASM3024719v1, whole genome shotgun sequence nucleotide sequence CGATCACCGATTCCTCCTTGGCAACGAGTAAAACCACATATATACTGTTGTAGATGATTATATCGTTGCACCAGGAACGGTAGTACAGCTGATAGCTTTTTCCTTTCCTATTGAGCATCGAGCAGTTGGAATGCTGCTCTACATGGGGTGTTGGAGGGTGCTTTCAGAGAAATTGTTGTATCGAAGACTTGGAGGCGATTCCATTGGTGAATAGTAGGTTATGACATTTTCTCGGTGAGGACGATTGAAAAGCATTTCGTGGTTGCAAAGGACACTGTGTGGTATTCGATACTCTTTAACCTTCGACCTAACGGTATGTGGATGACACGAAAGAGGCGGAACGTACGCAGTGGTGGTGGAGCATAACGGAACGAATAGTGGTACGACAGTACGAGCAGTATCGGTGTTAGCAATCGTATCATATTCCTGGAGAGATATTTGCATAGAAGTGTTCGTCGCAGATACTAAACATACTGGATTATTTTCAGCGACTGCGTTGTTCATTCCTCCAGAAACAGTCCATCCAAGCAAAGTTTCGACGAGCATTGGAAGACCGTCTCCTAAGGACAGTCTCCGTCCTGTGTGCAAACTCTGGTATAGTTCACCACCAATTATGAGATCGATTCCACCAGGTGTATGGAATTGCGGGTCTGCTAATGTTACTTCTGGAATCTTCCATGCTGCGACGTCTACCGGAACGCTGGGCAACTTCAAACTTGGTTGTGCAACAAGCAAAAAATTGAGTGTCGTGGAGAACGGCAATGAAACGGCTTTTATTGTTGCGGTAAGCTGTCGGTTGATATTAATTACATGCCCAACTCCTGCAACAGCAATTTCTATAGGGGAGCTTGGTCCCAGTCGGTCTGCTAGGCTGTAGGACATAAAGTTCGATGTTGATCCTGAGTCCAGCAGAGCCCGTGCGATATGTACCTTTCCGAAATGATCAACAACGTGAAGGGTAACAGTTTCTAGGAAAATGCAACCGTTTCTGCGGGGATCCACGCTGCTCAGTCTAGAGGATGTGGATGGTTGAGGGTGTATCTCAGATGATCCTTCAACAGAAGCAACGAGGTCGGTATCGGAAGTATGGAGCAGTGAGTGGTGCCTTTCGTTACAATGGCGACAAGAAAACTTGGAATTACACCTTCTGCTTATATGTCCCGGAGACAGACAGTTCCAGCATAGTCTTCGTGTGGACACCAATTCGCAACGCTGAGCAACGGGCATTTGATAAAACGCTGAGCATTGGTAGATAGAATGTCGTTCGGAGCAGACGACACATCCTACATCATTATTCTGCGTGTCTTGACCACTTACAAGAGCTGGTTGGATGGAAACAGCAGCATTTGAAgccatttttgaaatttgcagTTTGCCAGCCCCCGTTGAACAGGACTGAATACGGTGATGCATATCTGAAGCGACAGATTCCAAAATTCGGACTCGTTGGTATAAGAATTCTACGAGCTCTTCATACGTCACCTTTTCTTTATTGCacattttctcttcaaaacacTGCAGGGTTGTGGAATCCAGTTTGTAGGACAAAATGCTAGTGAGTGGAGTGTCCCACTGATTAACGGGTTCGCCTAGCTTAGCAAGTGCCTTGACATGTCGATGAAAGTCATCAGCCAATGTATGCAGGTCTTGTGCAGACTCCGAATGCAAGGAGGGAAGATCGTACAAAGCGCGAAACAGTTGGCGCTTTAACAATCTGCGATTGTCGTATCTTCTCAGGAGCGTCTCCCAAGCTATACCATAGTTATCGGCTATAACATCAGTGCTCTCGAATGGCTTTTTAGCTTCTCCTTCTAATGATTGCAGTAAGTACTGGAGCTTGACAACTGCGGGAATCTCAGCATTAACGTGTATCATCGATTGGAACGTGTCTCGGTAGGTCATCCAACGGGAAAAGTCACCATTAAATTTTGGGAGATCAATCTTCGGTAGACGTAAGTGATGGTTTGCAGCAGGTGGTACGGTATTGGAATTTGCAGAACTGTTGAGTGCTAACTCATGAGCATCAACAGAACGTTTCGACAGAAGAAACCCTTTGGCAACACAATATCGTTCTTCGAAATCTATACGTTCCATGAAGCGGGCGTCCAACGAttcttgtttttcatttttctctaTTTCGGCCTGAGCCTCCAAGAAATTTTGATATGCGCGGTCCAGAACATCGATGCGCACTGAGATCTGGACCTGGTCTCGATCATCTACGTACTCGTTGATAAATTTCTCCACCAACTCACACGTGACATAACAACCTTTGCGTTGTATAACTCTTTCGACTACAATTTTCTCGAATTTGGACATTCTGATTAAGTACTGGGTCGAAAAACAAACACGACGCAAATGCAACACTTGTCACAAACCTCACCGATGATTCAACTGGCTTTCATGAACGGAAGATTATATTTTGACCACTTGCTTCGCGATTTATCCAAACGTGCATTCACTCACCGCAATTATATCTCATGAATCATCTCAACACTAGCACGTTTTACTGCCTAATCGACTGGAGCACATCACACACAGATAATTTGCGTTATCTTCTACACTTTGCCGCTTCGCACTAGGGAACGTTGCTGTTCAACTATCACACGTACTTGTTGCACAGAAAGATGCCGTCTTTTATCATAGGAGCACCGTTCAGTTTTGTCCCAAAGCAATGCAGTGTAACAATCAATCTGTTTATCGATTGATACGCCAAATACACACTCACAACTCTGACTCAGGATATCCTTGgcatccggctcgaaggaccaaatgATCGCGCTGGATCTTAATATTGCCGGTTTCCCAAAGGTTTTTCTTAGTGCCTATAGCTTGCAGCGAGTCAGAGCTATGGTTCACTTGGGCAACAAAGTATTTACACAGGTGTCAACACTTTTCGCGGATTTTACAGCACCTTCACCACTCTATAAGCTACATGGATCGAGAAACTGATAGCGGGATCACGGGTCTTCGGAGAGAAAGATATATACACTATTTCGGTATCGAACTAATCTGCCGGTTTCGCGGTTGTTGCCTTTTGCTTGCTTCCCGTTGGATTCTTTATTAGTACTGATTTTGCTTACATTACTAGGATACACAATGATACTTTACATTTAGATTAGGGTGACTCATAACATACGATTTAAAAATACACTCAAGAATTAGGACAAAATACATTTAGGTTGAAttcagaaaatttaaagaatttggcgcaaacaatttgaaagctgtctttattatggttgaggaacgtcgaatgtgggatgaatggttgctacgtatactgtagtaaacaattacagttatgtttctttacgatgaagcgttcatttttgacattttttatgacaacaatgacttcaattgttctggtgtgaatttggttattttcagtggtgtgtatgaagtacggcgaaggggatcaaatctccacgaatttgaagggatcaagtgaacccatagcatatatttcagcaaaatttagttaaaatatagttgaacaaaagaatcagctcaatcataacttattcatacaattgacattctcctgtaattctgtatgcaaaagtagagtatgtagtgggtgattttatcaattgtataaaagtttgaaaatttgaaaaataaatcttcttcagttcttctgagacttttttttttaaatcggtaaaaattcggttacacaaaagtccaatttcttttttctgtgttaatgaaatttatgtttagataaaactacgcaactttatagtatattcgattaatgtattctgatccgcctttgagttacaatgatgggatcaagtctccccggggatcaagtctcctcagtctcccctacagtgttataacacgttataataattagcaacaagaaaaatgtcaacaAAGATAGCATCAAAATCCGTTTTAACTGgcagtgcgaacgttgtataacaatgtaatttatcaaataatttcatttgttcgaccactaatcgatcaaaaaaatacttaaccttaacattgtttacctaagttcattagtacattattgaaaatttaaatctgAAGAATTTGTATATTTCCCTTTGcaggcgtgggcttcctcataacagttctcaatatggagcttttcttttgaatatattttctggacataccagcctatttttactagatgaatctactacttgattaattgtaataatagattaccgttaaatgaccttcaataaattatgttttaatggggagggtgtatagcaaattgtaacatatgagaACAGgagagtgaacaagaacgtgagtcgatatgtgtgatagataaaattcatttgcacgctcttgaaaaaaactacatttttaatgtcaccgtggtcgtgtcctgtacacaaccctttaatttttctcAGGTCCAGCACTCAAATGGTACATGACTATGCGTAGTACCGGTCGCTTTTTAATCTGGCAACATTTGGTGCTAGAATTACGACGATCATTTATGCATCCAAACTTAGACACACTTATTAAAATGAAAGTATACCAACGTAGACAACAAAGAAATGACCCTTTTCTTGAATTTTACCACGAAATGGAAAGATTATTCCGTACAATGAGCACACAATTGCCTGACTACGAGAAAGTTTAAATTCTATTGCAGAGTATTAGAATTGAttacaaaaaacaaataaattttattcccATCGCAGACTTGGCAACCTTAGTAGCGGCAGGCCAAAAGGTGGACGCGTTAAATTTTTCAGCCAATAATAAAGTTTTTGGAAACGAAAAATCACTAGCCTCGCTATAAAATTCCAACTCCACCAAACAAACGAGAAAAGACAGGCAGCAATCTCAGCATTCACAACAGCAATCGAGTTTGCTTAACGCGCCCAAACCTATTACCAATCAGTCATTAAACCACGCGTCCCAACGCAATGAATCTCACACTCAATCTCTCAATGTCAATACCGCTAGGAATTctaacaggtttttatttaccCTCGAGGCCCTAATAGATGGCCATCGTCCACCGCCCTCCAACAATTGTTTCAACTGTGGTAAATGGGGTCATAAGATCCAAACCTGCAGACTACCGAGAGGCGTGTTGTGTGAAAACTGTGGTTTTTGCGGATACCCTTCTAATAACTGTCCTTTCTGCATAAAAAAACGGCATGGCTGCGAACGAATATCGCCGTCCGCAAAGCCCGTAATTGCGTATAAATTCcaatccacatttttgtctaATTTCCAAATTGCTCCAGAAAATGTTTATGAAACTACTCCATCAACATTCTCCATTTCATACCCTTATCCCAACGATAACCGACCGTATACCACAGTGAGTTTGTACGGTAATAAGGTTCGCGCATTATTAGATAGTGGCAGCAATTTAAccataattaataattaaatatACACAAttaaagtctcccaaagtatcaCCCCTGCAAAATGCTATTTTACTACGCACGGCGAGCGGAGAGCAGCTTGATATTTTGGGACAATTATATCTCCCATTCTGTTTTAACGGGATGATGAAAGTTATTCCTACGCTGGTAGTCCCCAACCTTGCCATAAACTGTATTTGTGgcatggacttttggaaaaaaaaatcaacattcaACCCCAGATTCACGAATGTCTCTCAGTGAAAGCCGATGACGAGGCGGCTATCAGTAACCATACGCCCCCATCAACAGTTCTCAATGCCGAGGAAGAAAATTGTATTGCAGAGATAAAAACCTTATTCTTATCGGCAAAAAAGGGCGAACCACTTACATTGACTCCCctaccctaggggcagatcacttgtgatgcatttttaaaaatcagcgaaattaaatgcatgcatcaaaatagaaattcataatgtattttgcgttgcgtgcaatgttgtttgcgttccgtgtaagacgtcaaaactttacagaaaaactagccctacatttaacaaaacgtcgaacaaagtggatcagcgtaggacgtttgttaaacaaacttttctgcgagggagtgccaagctgatgcaaacatggaaattaaatgcattttttctaatttgatgcaaatttgttatacattcttggAAATTAGAAATTGAATGGTCTTTAAACTGTATACCCGTTATTAAACCGAACAAAGTCCGACTTTGCCTGGACGCACGCAAAATAAACGAGCGCACTATTCGTGATGCATATCCTTTACAACACCCTTGTCGCATATTGGGGCAGCTTCCGAAAGCGAGATATTTATCTACTATCGACCTATCGGAAGCTTTCCTTCAAATACCTCTCGACCCTCACTCCAGAAAATTTACGGCATTCAGTGTGCAAGGAAAGGGTCTATTCCAATAcagccgaatgccatttggtttAGTTAACAGTCCCGCCACGCTAGCcagactgatggaccaggttcttgGCCACGGCATTTTAGAGCCAAATGTCTTCGTATACCTCGATGATATTGTCGTGGTAACGGAGACATTTGAGCAACACGTGCGCTTACTGCGCGAAATTGCCAAGCGCATGAGGCAAGCAAATCTAAGCATTAACATAGAAAAGTCCCAGTTCGGAGTCTCCGAAATCCCATTCATAGGTTATCTCCTTGGTACGAAAGGTCTGCGTACTAACCCTGACAAAATCAGGCCAATTGTCGAATACGCAAGACCGTATACCGTAACCAAACTGAGGAGATTTCTAGGAATGGCGAACTATTACCGTCGATTTATACCAGGATTCAGTGGCATTACCTCTGCACTGACAGACCTtttaaaaactaaaacaaaaaagattATATGGAACGATCATGCCGAGAAAGCATTCTGTGACGTCAAAGAATTACTGATCTCCACTCCTATTCTCGGCCGTCCAAATTTCAACTTACCTTTTTCAATCCAAACTGATGCCAGTGACGTAGCCGTCGCTGGGATTCTCACCCAAAAACACGAAGAGGGGGAAAAAGTTATATCTTACTTCTCTCACAAGCTCACTACTCCTCAAAAAATTATCATGCCGCTGAGAAGGAGGCACTAGCCGCTCTTCTAGCAATAGACGCATTTCGGGGCTATATTGAAGGCTATCATTTTACATtagtcactgattcgtcagcttTGACACACATTCTCAACACTAAATGGAAAGTTGGGTCAGTAGGTGGAGTTTGGTTCTGCAGCAGTACGATATGACGGTGGCACACCGGAAAGGTAAAGACCATATCGTTCCAGATGCCTTGTCCCGAACCACTGCTGCGATCCAGCCTTCACCTGCCGCATCGGGGCGCAATTCATTAATAGCAAAAGTACAACTTAAACCAGACGACTACATAGATTTTAAAGTTAACAACGGTCAATTCTACAAGTTTGTGACATCAAAAGGTGAACCCTACGACAGTCGCTTTGAGTGGAAACTAATTCCCGAACTGGAGGAGGTCACTCAAATCATTAGAGAGAATCATGATAATGTATTCCACCCAGGCCTTGAAAAAAACCCGCTCTAGAATTCAAAAGCGATACTACTGGCCCCAAATGGCCACAAACTTTCGGTCTTACATTCAAAATTGTCAAACCTGCAAAGAAGTTAAACCAGCCTCCGTACCGGTGGCGCCCGAAATGGGTAAATTTAGGGGGGCCTCTCGACCGTGGCAAATAATATCTTTAGATTTTGTCGGTCCTTTGCCACGCAGTCGCAAAGGTAATCAACATATGTTAGTTATAACCGACTATTTTTCTAAATGTGTTCTTTCGAAATTCCGTCCCAGAGATAGTAATTTCCGATAATGGAAGTCCTTTTATCTCTAAGGAATTTAAGAACTTGGTGGATCGTTTCGGAATAACACACTGGCTGAACTCCAAGTATCATTCTCAAGCAAACCCGGTCGAAAGGGTGAATCGAACGATAAACGCTGTCATTCGGACATACGTTCAAGATGATCAGCGCCTATGGGTCACAAAACTACCTGAAATAGAATTAATCTTAAACACCAGCATTCACTCTGCTACTGGGTTTACTCCGTATTTTGTGACACATGGCCACGAACTATCGGAAAGGGGGACCGACCATCGCCTATTTCGTCACGGGAAAAATTGCTCAGAGGAGTAAAGGGTATCAAAGCGTGAACaaatgtttacaaaaatctacgATTTGGTCATCAAAAACCTGGTCAAAGCACACGAGACCGCGCGAAGGCTTTATAACCTCCGTCACAGACGATTTTCCAAATCCTTCTGCCAAGGTCAACTCGTTTTCAGAAGAAACACTAAACTGTCGAGCGCGATCGAGCTTTACAACGCGAAGTACGGCCGACAATACCTACCGTGCAAAATATCTGCGAAAGTCGGATCCAACTCATACCGACTGGAAGACCTATCAGGGAAAGATCTGGGGGTTTGGCCGGCCATTTATTTAAAGCCGgggtaaaaaaaaaaacactaggTCTTAATTTCATTCTTTATTACCTTTATTTGGTTAGGCTGTATCCTTATATCGGGGTGGGAACCTGAAAAAAAAGCTttttaattataaaatatatacTCACCTGAAGCAATGAACCCCCGACGATTTCCCCGGTAACATAATCTAAAAAAGAGGTCCAAATTAGCCACCAAAATACCTTAAAAAAACATTTCCTCACCTGAAATAAGCAAACCTACTTTCGGTCATCCATTCTTCAACAGtaccagtaccaggagaaagtggaagtactccggagagaatcgttcctgtactctcttcttctcttttttcttcttctggtagcaaaccggagtaaaaagaagcaaaaaatttttgctcctgtttactccggagtgacttccgtgtactggaacaaacctaatgttTTGTTGATTCTCTGCTGTCATTATCGTTTTGACGTCTGACTTTCCTCTCCGTTCAAGATTTGACCTAACGGGTGGCACAAAAGTGGGTTCTATGAAAAAGAAAGGCAACCCGGTGCATTCGATGTTATATGTGAGGGAACACGGAGCACAGTGGGTCAAACCTGATCGACTAtggaaatttattattaatcTAAATTCGATCAGTTCGTCGACAAACTAAAATTATCATAATTGAGAAAGCCTATAGAATAGGTATAATATTAGGGCGCCCTAGAATGGAGATAGATTTTTAGTTAAGGAATGAATGTCTGATGAAAGAATACGTGATGTGAAGCATGAGAGATAAGTGATTGATGTGAATGAAATGCCTGAATGTAAGATGCGAATGTGATATGATTGAAAGCGGACGAATGTAAGTATGAGCGAGAAAAAAAGAACAAGTGGGTTTTAATAATACTTAGAAACTTTTGGTCTTAGTTTACATGCTAATGACTGGATAAAACcgtaagaaaccggtctacatctgattgacgacttgaaataaataaataaataaataaataaaaagagatGGAAGATGTTTTCTCGATATCTTTGAAATCTCCTTCCATGAGTAATTCACCTAGTCAATCTAGTCAACCTTTCTTGGCAGGAATTTGGATGAGTTCTGGTATTATGGTCAAATGAGGGAGTGGTATGAAATACTATCTTATCTGACGAATCCTGAGATTGCAAAATAGCACAATTAATAAAAATCACCCTGAATCACAAATATACTCTTCCGTGGCGAGTTTCACCAATTGAAAATCCTATAATACAGCAGAAAAGATCCTTTGGGAAAATCATTGTTCTGTATTAAAATGGATATTCAAAGGGCAGTGGGCCCACGATTTATAATCTGAAATTGGATACCCCAAATCAAACTTCTTTTGAACATGGCGAGTCTCACCGCTCTAAATTCAAATAATTTGGTAGAAAAGAGCTCCTTATGGATCAATCATTGTTCTACATTATCTTGGAATTGCAGCGGCAGCAGGCCCATGGCTTAGTCAacatattttagatttttttataaaCATCGCGAGTCTCACCGCTCTGAATTCAAATAATGTGGTAGAAAAGAGCTCCTTATGGATCAATCATTGTTCTACATTACCTTGAAAGCGGCAGCAGGCCCATGGTGGAGCTTAAACACAACCAAAACAAAATACTTTTTGTTTCTAACCGGCTCTGGGAGGATTGTAACCTCCATAATCGGTTACATTATAAATCTCGACCGACGgtgtaaataataaataacaaatatataATATGTACATGTACACAGCAAAAAGAATTGTAATGATGGCCGATGCGATGTTCACTGATGTGCATGGAATTTAAACGTAATGATAAAACAAACACAATATTGTACCGTTATAGCTATAATTATACATCAATCACCTAATATCACACGAAAACTACGTGTTGAGATTATTACACCGTTTTCGTTGAATATTGCTTTCGAATTAACAAAATATCGCAATAAACATGATGCACTAAACACTTCCCTTCAAAGCCATGTAATATCAATTCACTAAAAGATTATTCATTTTTTGAGTATGATATTGTACCTTGACATACTTGTATTATTACACGCTTTGTCGCCATATCATATTCATAAATATGCACATACCTCTTTCCATCAACTTTATTGTGATATCACACGCATTAACGCTATATTATACatcatgaaataattttcagtgTATCGCTTACAACTATTTTCCAAATCCCACCCCTCGTTCGACAAAGTTTTCAGGTGTGTAATTCGATCGATTCTGCGTGAGTCCGTTCCTCGAGGGCTTTCAAAattataaacaatttttttataaatatattaCGTCCCGGTTCCGCGATTAAATTATCCTCTGGACAACAAGTTGGCTGCATTTTTTCCGGCGGAAAGAATAAACAACTGGTGAGTTTTGTTTTACTTTTTCCACTGCATATTCAATAACGCAGTTCGGCAAATTTTATCCAGGCAAGTGAAATTCCAATTAGCACAAATCTCATTAACCTGGAAAAATCTGCTATTTGCatatcatttttacatttttcgtgCAGCATTCTGTTCGTTATTGAGTAGTTGGAGAGAAAACAATTAAATCGAAAACAAGTTACCTACAACCTGAACTAACCTAACTATTTATAGTAATGTCCTCAAGGAAGTGAGTTTATCGACGAAGATAGTGAGATATCCCACTCTGCGCCTAGCCGAGTGTGCCTATGTGGTGCCTCAAACCCGCCGTCGAAAGTTCAAGCAAAATGGGATCTACCTAGAAAATTGCTACAAGCCTAGTACTCATAAAGCAGGTAAAAATCACCAACTAATTGGTACCATTCTTTTTTAACATTTATGCTTTGATACTTTTAGGTACAATGCATTCAAAGGCTCAGGGAAAGAAGTGAAAAAATGCGCATCATGTTTAAGGACTGTGACGCACCACCCTTCGGACATTCTAACCTCGTACCTTATGGCACGGTGCATCTGATTACTAATAAACAGGTtctgtattttgcattttgtttatAATAAAACTTTGCGGATGGAGCTAATTAAATAGGATATATTTGTATTGTGTGCTAATCTTCCGTGAAAAGCACAATATTAACTGATTTGTAAATGCTTTGTTATAGAGTCTGAAAACTATTTTGATTCGCCTGACGGTGGTATCGAGCCATTTTCATGTTATGCCGTGTGTTGTTTGCATTTGTTCTATCAATTGCCGACAACCAAACGATGGTACAGGTCTCAACCGGTGGGCCTTTATTTGTCCGAGAACTGATCAAGAACTGTTCTTGTTGTCAGTAGAAGCGTTGTATTAGATCTGTAATTGCACAACGTTTGCTTGGAGTCATTCTACGGAGAGTCACTCATTTGCTCTTCTGACCATCTCATTACATAATAGATATACCATCATCGAGAGCTGCTTTTCGCCAAAATTGAAGAACGATATTTGAGCGTTGAAATGCTACGTTGTTTTATAACGAAAGCAAAATATTGA carries:
- the LOC131687604 gene encoding uncharacterized protein LOC131687604 — its product is MSKFEKIVVERVIQRKGCYVTCELVEKFINEYVDDRDQVQISVRIDVLDRAYQNFLEAQAEIEKNEKQESLDARFMERIDFEERYCVAKGFLLSKRSVDAHELALNSSANSNTVPPAANHHLRLPKIDLPKFNGDFSRWMTYRDTFQSMIHVNAEIPAVVKLQYLLQSLEGEAKKPFESTDVIADNYEQHSNCSMLNRKGKSYQLYYRSWCNDIIIYNSIYVVLLVAKEESVIVEMMKIR